aaacacactcttagAATGGGGTTGCAggatagttatatatataactaactaAGTAACTaactaactatatatatatatatatatataactaaggGTGGGGTTTCGAATtaaaggtcttttttttttttttcaactctaaCTAGTTTTCAAATTTACATACAAAATAACTATCCCGCAACCCCACCCTTAGTTATAGAGACGGCCTGagttttacatataaatatcTTTAACTAACTTTAAGTCGGTGAGATAAAGAGATtctttatcatgtttttaaaattttaaattaaaggaaaggTAAAGGTACTCATCACCATGTCATTATttcccattaatttttttttgaatgattttaatatattgatgtttaaaataaattttaaaaattaaaaatattattttaatgtatttataactaaaaaacacattaaaaaacaaattttatcacTATTTCAAATAACCccaaagttatatatattaacaaaaaaccaAACGAGTATGAGTTTTTACTACACCCCTTCTCACATATCACTATTAATAGGAATAATAGCTTTTTGTACCttcgtttcttttttataggttttttttctttataatctatgattttaaaaaaataaattcaattgcaTCTTTGTTTATTAgagattgagttttatatttttcaattaatattttatgaagttatcagaataactctagtttttttttaattgatttttttttttcaaattcatcattcaatattaggttgatcGGGAActaggcttcatgattttttttgtctgctttctatgaggttatcctcATTCCATGACTAAGATCACAAGTATGGCGGGTTAACCCTAATTGACTCgagtcttttttatattatttttaattattgttttcaatttcatattttaaaattgagttgattgagaaatgagctcataatttatttcaatttgttttttattaggttatctcggtctcatgacCTTGATTGCGATTTGATAGGTTGACTTGAGTCATTTGTTTTCCTCccttttgtaattgatttttttccaactttatttttcaacattgcaTTTGTTAGAAATTGAGTCtcgtaatttgtttttatttttttgttacaagGTTATTATGATCTCATGGTTTAGTATGCATATTGAAAAGTTAACTGTGTTtctcaaatcaataaaatatgttGTTGTCtcaatgtttattaaaaaaatctcatttaaaataattattttgagtaaaactatatttttaccagTCATCCGAGTTATATTTGAAATTGTCAAGAAGACCAAGTCATATCAGACTAATTCtcgcataatttatttttttaactagaaaaaaaattgataatatctaaatattttttatattttaaaaatattgatctcaCTATAGCAGAGTACAAGTCAATGATATTAGCGTATGTGTGAGTATATCAAAAATCACTTTTGTGAATTTCAGCTTTTTCATAACCCTTGCACTGAATGTCGTTGCAAATAGTTACAATTCTTTTCAACATCATCCATCGCTTTAACAACTATTTACCGTGTTATTTATTTAGGGTTATTtgagattttgttgttgttttttaaagtaatttttattttaaaatatatgaatataaatatcatggcttttttaaaaaattagttttgatattaaaatatcaaaaaaatccaaaaatacaaaaaatacaaaaaaaaattaaattaaaaaaaaatcaaaaagtttttaaaacacTATCCCAATCATGTTCCCATATACATTTCCTTCTTACAGCATACAGTACTAGATTCTCTTCTTAGTCTTACAAGCAAATTGGTAATATATAGAAATGAGACCTCTTTCTAAGACAACAACAGTACCATTTGTCATCAACTCACTCCACAAATATTAATATCGTGTCATCAACTAATATAGTACCATGTTATGAGGTACATAGATCTAGGTTACAAATCTGAAAGGATTGGCTTGTGATTAAAGAGActtattatattcttttatttttaaaattaagttaatactTTTGTGTTGTGGGGTGGTGTAATTAAGATTCTAAAGAAGgggtaaaagaaaaatgaatggaCATGCATGGAATGCATATCCCAAGCCCTACAAGTAAGGCATGAAGGAATAATATTTGAACAACCGTGTGTTGTCTGTGTGGAGATGGAATAGGAAGTACGTACAAGTGTGTTAAAATATACAATGGTTTTGAGCATGGAGATCTCTTgaagaaagggaaaaacaaaaacaagaaggtATCTATTTCGCTTTTACTGCTTCTGCAATCAAATCCCAAAGACCGAAAAGATCAGCAATTATCTCTGACTCATGATTTTATTAGGATTTGTTTACTATTCTTCtctgataatgataataatgagcTCACCTCACCCTTTTAttccttaatttttcttattatccTTCATATTTTACTATAAATTCACTTTCTGCTAAGTCAGGATATCGATATATAAGTATCCCCAGTCATAACTTGTATTGACTTGACAAGGATTATCACATTACATTACGTTACCCTCGCTgccttgtttttcttcttggcTTGTTTGTTCTCCTTTTGGCATTCTTTTCTTGCTAGCTAGttttctccttttatcctcaaagtttccttttctttttgtgttttgttgagGTGGTTAGACATTGTGGTGTGTTCTTTGAAGGTAGATATGGCcagctcttcttcttccttaccATCAATGGAGTTCGATATTGATGAGAAACCACATGTGTTAGCTGTTGATGATAGTTTGATCGATCGCAAAGTCATTGAAAGGTTACTTACCAACTCTACATGCAGAGgtatgaaaagaacaaaaaagtctTGGCCTCTCTTTGTTCGTAGAAACTTTGCTCATTTGGTATAATTTGTTAATCAAAGAAAAGTTTCTAGCTATAACATattttatcatacttttatcCTTGTTTTCATTGGGTTTTGGTGAAcacttttatctttgttttcatTGGGTTTTGGTGAACATTATATCTTAATTCTCTAGTTTATATCCATGGGTTTGTATGATTAAGATTAAAGAGAAATATGATTTATGATAAAATGGTGTTCTTGTTTATACAATGTTGTCTAATTTGCAAAAGTGAAGAAACATAGAACACatgaaggaacaaaaaaaagtttaccACGCTGGCTAGGCTCTCATTCCTAGGCTAGGCTAGGGCTAATTTAATGGAGATTAACAAGGAGTAGACCCcacatcttctgcttttatttttatcactttgaggaaattgaaaaggaaaagaatatcCTGTCATTTCtggtattgtttttgttatgagTCCATTTGTTTGGATGCTAGAGGTGGCCAAAGGTTAGAGTACTCTAGAAAAGAACTCATAACATTGCAAATCcatggttttttaattaatctcaatTAATTAGCAAGGAGAGAAAGAAGTCTTGAGTTTTAGAGACTTGACTAAAGTTTTTATGATTCACAATTTGGTTCCTATGATTGCAGTGACCACAGCAGAAAACGGAAAGAGAGCATTGGAGTATTTGGGCTTAGCTGATGGACAACATCCCAATCATGGTGTAAGTAACCATACAATGAAGGTCTGATTCTTGCTTTTATGAATTCAACTCCATCATTTGTTGTTCATGGGTATTTCTCTTAGCAGGATTTGAAGGTGAATATGATCATCACCGATTATAGCATGCCAGGAATGACCGGTTATGAGCTGTTGAAAAGAATTAAGGTAAATATTACTCATCTTCAATGCTCTAGTTACGACTATCATAACTTTCCTTTGTATTTTCTGGTCTaacggttcggttttttaaatatcataaacgGTGagaactataaaataaaatttttcggGAGTCCCTAGAATCCTGTTAGACAgatctaaaattatttagaaatttattaccTGAAAATCTAATGTTCgttggttttaaaataattgtttaaggGCTGAGTTGTCACAAACCATATGCCGTTCAACTATTAGGCCTGAAATGATAatctacaacttttatgtgaGCCTTTCCTTAGACATAAGTGTTCTTCTTATAGGATTATTATGCGAGTCCGTTCAGTGTACATGTCTAATGACAAGCACCtaaatattagttttaggtATCATTTATCCCTCATTTTATGAGAACAACTGCttcctttcataaagaaaaaaacataatatatataagtcTTTGCAACTTTAATGAATATTTAGTATTTAAGAGAGCATCGAGTAAGAACACTTCAGAAACAATAATTTGATGCaatataaatttcataattataacaattttataattttctttgtaaaatatttttatcccaTGGACGttatttttactctaaatttattaatctaatattatatgaatattaaagataaattaaatttttaataataataaatatttatttatataaatataataacattatatataattaacagatTAACTACATATATAGCATATTAAACTAACCTTAACATTGTATGGTTTCTCTCAAATAGGAATCACCTAACATGAAGGAGATACCGGTGGTTGTAGTGTCATCTGAGAACATCCCTACACGAATTAATCAGTAATTACCTGCTCAGCAATTTCAGTCTTGAATAATCTCTGttgattttttgtcttttgtctaTTTAGTTGGATAGAGGAAAAGAAATCATtgatttgttaaatattttccaCCTAAACAGGTGCATGGAGGGAGGAGCTCAAGAATTCTTGCTGAAGCCTCTTCAGCTATCAGATGCGAAAAAGCTGAGGTGCCATATAAAAAAGCTGAATAATTAATCGATTACAAGGGGGCTTTGCAGGAGAAGACGAACATGCATAAAAGATATCAGAAAGAGAGACAAGAAGGGGAAAATGTTGAATTGGAGGCGTAATTCTAGGGCTACTGCAATCAATAGAAGTTGTTTAACTTATGTGGGTTATGCATTTCACTGTTTCATCCCTTTTGCAGATCTTATGTGGTTATCTATTAGAAACTTCTAATGTAAGAACAAGGTTGTTTAACTTCCCCTTCTGCTTAATAGGCATTTGAAGATAATTTCTTGTTTGGAATAAGGTCATGCatgtttgatataatttttataaatcaatttaagtcgatttttgaaattttgactataaaaaggtaaaaataacTTTCGACTTGAATAGCAAATTTGTTATGAAATTTAGtgaaagttaaatttttaacaaatttatttgaaagagtcgtttttgagttatttttaaatgaaatcgttttaagttatttttgtcTCAAGTTATTTATGTacataaaaacaattactttaaaCTTAGGTtctgtttgtttgcaggaaagttgtttccttttagaaagtaaattctgggaaaagtgaattcctgaaaagtgaatttcgacaaagtattttccgatgtttggcagtgttatgaaaaattaactgcaaaacactttttagtgtttgtttgtgttatggaaaatgaactggaaaataatttattaatgaattaatttttttttaggtttatctaatatatataaaatatttaatataaatatttaatcacttacaataaaaaaataaaatctaaaaagtataatgacgaattttttttattattatatcctatattcatacataacttattttataaaatataactatatatgtcatatcatattatatagaaataagcctgttaaatattttttaagtaaaacctattaatatatttttttcaattttaaaagcttaaaataagtttttttttttcatatgaagaaagccaaattagtttatggtaagagttatatatttgggtttttttttttttttggtatggataattttttaaaagataaatacatacaaaaatattttgatgggttttttggataaatatttttttttaggggtaAAGCcaattatccctttaatatatatcaaataagcatcaagaaataaatataaatacctaacatcaaacatagtcatgcataaatattacgtttcgatgtcatatacatacatattagttcaaattacaaacataaacatgctagatcgaattaaacaagtaaacatacttgtcaaataacaaacatagtCTGAACCCAAATTTTCGACATATTCAAACCATCTTAGCAAGCAGGCCTGTAGCAGtgttgttgcgatgtcgcggtcgcacaaattaattaccctagcttaaaacacacaagatagtatagagcaagcaaggggtcgatcccaagaggaagtttgaagttagatttttatgttgtacgttatgtaattggggggggattgatttgaaatgatttaaactatggcagaaattaaactagcaaacaaaatcaattgaaactgaaatatatcaagaaaacaaaccttggttgcaagcacacatccaccaacggaaattagaaccgatccttgaaacgaaactccagtttatattatgaattttatcttttcttaatattggttaattaacggatccgccgtataactatccctaaccaacaaacaatcacagtgtccgcactaatgatttaatccaatggcagccttaagatccagataaattcattaatcttaacaaccaagttgtcaatttgtgttgctatgatcgaatgttctccctaagtttaataacgtagttccgctataattatcaagcttagttgcttcacaagtttatataccacaactccggttttgatatcaaacttagcaatagattgttcacaataataacttagagtccgctctagcaattaagataaacaatcataggaaatatgcataggaaaacaaacatactcattcataacataaactgaaaataaaaggaagaataaatctcacggttcttgaaatccgaaggtttgttgtgtccttgcaaccaagaaaacgagcttagccttgcatatctattgaacaactactcctaaagatgaaagaatacataatttctgatttgtagagaggagagtttgtgtttcttccttcttctttctctttttttacctccttctactcaccctctatttatacacaaattgtaagtaagaaaatatcaaagctcaagtgtgaacatcaatagatggtggtagtgtgaaggctgctggctgctgggttgaggttggtggctgccatgaggttggtggctgccatgagattggtggctgccttccttgaccttctagaatatttactagaggagctaaatttctggtcggtttggatgcttctagatgaaatttggattcgtttcttcacgcaacctgcttgctggcagaattcagctgtcatctttgaaaaatcatatatccctcatatgacatcgtgtttggctgaaatttggagcgtttatagatctttgagtaaggaatccaacaaaattgagtttgcatcaattggacttctgaagctccagatattgaatttttaatgggcaaaggtcaacattggcagactgcgagatttgactttgaaggatgtgatttccatgatctttctctttttatttttcttgcattgcatttccaaaaaggtatggatgttagctttttaatgccactggaatcacttcatttcgatctctggaactcacgctctgcacaaaataccgactgaacgtcaaatctgccaattacctccaatttactcctttttgcatctttcatccaaaaatgccttcaaaacataaaacaaagaatatcaaggcattttatataaataacatatgcaaaacactagttaaatgcgggtgaaactatcaaataatatggttacatcaaatacccccacacttagctcttactcgtcctcgagaaaggataaataaaattaaattgaaaataactatgatcaatttcttaatctcccatcaatgtctaagagtacaagcattataaacaagaatacaatcatgaaggataaataatataattctcatgaatttatttacatgcaaacttcaaaactcaatcaatcgtctggatttaaatgaaatctatgccatgccaaagtgataggtcctctcattgatatacactccaacactcatgtgtttagggtttatgtgtttaaatctctcaaattcaatcaaagagtatgttctaccataagcttgcttttcaatctcatctccattagcaacttattacaagtattacatgaatcaaaagatcttattttccggttgtaatggggctgaggttaaggtgaggtaaaagaaagtaaaaggaaaggttcaaaccaatgaaagtagagcattttgaaaaatgatacttcaaacaagatattccatcaaagctcataaatttttcatctttaatcacaaatgtttaactccttttgatttcaagctctttcaacataaaaccttaagaacataaaggaatactttttgtttattattattatttttttttcattttttttctttggcaactttgcccatcttttcatcaagcatcacttctttcttttcatataatttccaaccataattccatgagatattacaagtatatgctctactaatccttggccaggggaaaagaaaaaacatatataaagttaaggcttatacatggataaagcaaagaaaagataaataagctcaaaacgggctcactaaggataatatgctttaggttggctttttggcttgaggggttaaaattcctaatgcctttatcatcttcatgtatatttgtaatGGGATATATTctcaataagatatgaagcaagttctagagatacttatcattgaaagaatgcacactcaaagaatataatgttgaaggctcaaaagcttgcattggtataacactataaagtcaacatggcatattctcaaagtcaatccctaaaccaattaaaccttaaaatttgcatgcatactccttcatttgatttatatcttcatctatctcaattaattctcatatataatactgatattctaaaaaaccaataggagttaaaaagatcaaacacaatgttttttttttttttttaaaaaaaaaaaacaacaaagaaaatgaaaataagaaaaccaaaattctcccaatacccccacacttaaaacacaacattgtcctcaatgttgaaataaaagcaaaggaacataagagaatgacaaagataaagtaaaatacgaaaaataaaagataaggaaaaagaaagcaaatctgatttttttttctttttgtgctgggttgcctcccagtaagcgcttttgttttatgtcattggctcgacatgttgcatgctcattcttcatagattggttcagctaactctgcagaagcggtgagttctgccgtccaaccttcatagaaaggtttcaaacgatgcccattgactttgagtatgttgttcgtttctaaacttgtaatttcaactgcaccataaggaaaaacattagaaacaacaaatggtccaatccaacgagagcgtaactttccaggaaaaagttttaaacgcgaatgataaagaaggactttgtctccaacatgaaactcctttcttgtaagcattcggtcatgaagattcttagtcttttctt
This genomic stretch from Populus alba chromosome 19, ASM523922v2, whole genome shotgun sequence harbors:
- the LOC118055690 gene encoding two-component response regulator ARR17; the protein is MASSSSSLPSMEFDIDEKPHVLAVDDSLIDRKVIERLLTNSTCRVTTAENGKRALEYLGLADGQHPNHGVSNHTMKVNMIITDYSMPGMTGYELLKRIKESPNMKEIPVVVVSSENIPTRINQCMEGGAQEFLLKPLQLSDAKKLRCHIKKLNN